From one Triticum aestivum cultivar Chinese Spring chromosome 4B, IWGSC CS RefSeq v2.1, whole genome shotgun sequence genomic stretch:
- the LOC123090282 gene encoding molybdate transporter 1, with protein sequence MPVQPMKTIAAVALSDASFGVPEMMAAGILTSAFVFVLGVTRLMKLVYWFVPLPVVRGIQLAQGLNFAMAAVKYIRYEQDLAKSKSLGRRPWAGLDGLALAIAAIFFVALVNGAGDDHSTAVQEEEVAVCTNENLNMLSDILQPGERICRIPTDVLPDRHTTQEHNLFRRRLIHLPTPMATGHKI encoded by the exons ATGCCCGTCCAGCCCATGAAgaccatcgccgccgtcgccctctccGACGCCTCCTTCGGGGTCCCCGAGATGATGGCCGCCGGCATCCTCACCTCGGCGTTCGTATTCGTCCTCGGGGTCACCCGCCTTATGAAGCTCGTCTACTGGTTCGTGCCGCTCCCCGTCGTCCGCGGCATCCAGCTCGCCCAGGGGCTCAACTTTGCCATGGCCGCCGTCAAGTACATCCGCTACGAGCAGGACCTGGCGAAGAGCAAGTCCCTCGGTCGGCGCCCCTGGGCTGGGCTCGACGGCCTCGCCCTCGCCATCGCCGCCATCTTCTTCGTCGCCCTCGTCAATGGCGCTGGCGACGATCACAGCACCGCCGTCCAAGAAGAAGAA GTGGCCGTTTGCACCAACGAGAATCTGAATATGCTCTCGGATATTCTGCAACCTGGCGAACGCATCTGCCGGATACCCACAGATGTGCTTCCAGACAGGCATACTACACAAGAACACAATCTGTTTCGGAGGAGACTGATACATTTGCCAACACCGATGGCAACAGGACACAAGATCTGA
- the LOC123093569 gene encoding DNA polymerase delta small subunit, with the protein MERKQADYSNLDERYTIQGERYQGQQYSHIYYTRLHHMRTLLHVLVPSRKPHLPVTTVLGLEEGKDCVLVGTLYKHMKLKPSILDEYSKERSAIPLVKPHNFMHSDDNLILEDESGRVALAGAIPPAAYVTGVVVALHGKETSAGNFLVEDVMEAGLPPQTVLPSINEDKYVVFVSGLSVGSSTFNPLQFQLLIDHITGHLGDENEQTIASKIVRVVVAGNSVHIAPRFLNGQTVAAKDQPRIAEPIKELDIMLTQLVASLPVDIMPGCNDPANFALPQQPLHRCLFSGASTYNTFSSCPNPHQFDLDNVKFIGTSGQNIDDLYRYSDAKDRLEFMERTLKWRHLAPTAPNSLGCYPYTDKDPFLVETCPHVYFVGNQDRYETRLLKGTEKQQVRLISIPRFCESGIAVMLNLRNLECSTLSFSTSFEDA; encoded by the exons ATGGAGAGGAAGCAGGCCGACTACAGCAACCTG GACGAGAGGTACACCATCCAGGGGGAGAGGTACCAGGGTCAGCAGTACAGCCACATCTACTACACCCGCCTCCACCACATGCGCACCCTCCTCCACGTCCTCGTCCCCTCCCGGAAGCCGCACCTCCCCG TCACTACAGTGCTTGGACTCGAAGAAGGAAAAGATTGTGTGCTTGTTGGGACTTTATACAAGCACATGAAACTGAAGCCTTCTATTCTCGATGAATACTCAAAGGAG AGGTCGGCAATCCCTCTTGTTAAGCCACACAATTTCATGCATTCTGATGATAATCTTATTCTGGAAGATGAAAGTGGAAGAGTTGCACTTGCAGGAGCCATACCTCCAGCAGCTTATGTGACTG GAGTTGTAGTAGCTCTTCATGGGAAGGAAACAAGTGCTGGCAACTTTCTTGTTGAAGATGTTATGGAGGCTGGTCTTCCTCCTCAAACTGTGTTGCCCAGCATAA ATGAGGACAAGTATGTTGTTTTTGTGTCGGGATTAAGTGTTGGGAGCAGCACATTCAATCCTCTGCAGTTCCAACTTCTTATTGACCATATCACTGGGCATTTGGGTGATGAAAAT GAGCAAACCATAGCATCGAAGATAGTTCGTGTTGTGGTTGCTGGAAATTCAGTACATATTGCACCAAGGTTCTTGAATGGCCAG ACAGTAGCTGCAAAAGATCAACCAAGGATAGCTGAGCCAATCAAAGAACTAGATATAATGCTGACTCAG CTGGTGGCGTCATTACCTGTAGATATAATGCCAGGTTGTAACGATCCAGCGAATTTTGCTTTGCCTCAGCAG CCTTTGCATAGATGCCTTTTCTCTGGAGCATCCACCTATAATACGTTTTCATCATGTCCGAATCCACATCAATTCGATCTTGACAATGTCAA GTTTATTGGAACATCTGGGCAGAACATAGATGACCTCTACAGGTACTCGGATGCCAAAGATAGGCTGGAATTCATGGAAAGGACATTGAAATGGCGCCATCTTGCTCCGACTGCACCGAACAGCCTAG GATGTTATCCATACACAGACAAGGACCCTTTCCTCGTCGAAACCTGCCCCCATGTTTACTTCGTCGGGAATCAAGATAGATATGAGACTCGACTGTTAAAAG GAACGGAGAAGCAGCAAGTCAGGCTAATCAGCATTCCAAGATTTTGCGAGAGTGGAATCGCTGTCATG CTCAACTTGAGGAACTTGGAATGCAGCACCTTGAGCTTCTCAACGAGCTTCGAGGACGCCTGA
- the LOC123089390 gene encoding uncharacterized protein yields the protein MATTPARPSQSGAGGGGGEAVSVQHVAKASSDELLRKFADPEDDDDAAKQGPTPPRRSLALRRKRSSRRVASGLSARDSGAASGAGLELAAPKRRRSIGGSTDWRAGLLLPTTTASSSSSSSARKGNGGHARAKRGARLDEAGVAHFLAALERTWKKTVAGASRMFVERHRSSHVQLISDMV from the exons atggCGACGACGCCGGCGCGGCCATCGCAGAGCGGGGCCGGAGGAGGCGGTGGCGAGGCGGTGTCGGTGCAGCACGTGGCCAAGGCCTCCTCGGACGAGCTGCTCCGCAAGTTCGCCGACCCggaagacgacgacgacgccgcCAAGCAGGGACCAACCCCGCCCCGCCGCAGCCTCGCGCTGCGCCGCAAGCGCTCGTCCCGGCGCGTCGCGTCGGGGCTCTCCGCGAGGGACTCCGGTGCGGCGTCCGGGGCGGGGCTGGAGCTGGCCGCGCCCAAGCGCCGGCGCAGCATCGGCGGATCAACCGACTGGAGGGCCGGGCTGCTGCTGcccaccaccaccgcctcctcctcctcctcctcctcggcgcgGAAGGGCAACGGCGGCCacgcgcgcgcgaagcggggcgcgCGGCTCGACGAGGCCGGCGTCGCGCACTTCCTCGCCGCGCTGGAGCGG ACGTGGAAGAAGACGGTGGCGGGCGCGTCGAGGATGTTCGTGGAGAGGCACCGGAGCAGCCACGTGCAGCTCATCAGCGACATGGTCTAG